From the genome of Rhinatrema bivittatum chromosome 18, aRhiBiv1.1, whole genome shotgun sequence, one region includes:
- the CAMLG gene encoding calcium signal-modulating cyclophilin ligand isoform X1 — MDAEEEEGCGMSESQRRAEARRRKLLLNSEQRMNRIMGFHGRDGADGERARPPPLPGPDARHNESHTEPKNPQPKPDSLPISSMSKRGAVMSGDSATLIGTSENRSGVLPEAKGPNLEEIMDSFSETAEMGDESGSELRHRQRGDLPSETTERVPRHGLDQYLSRFDEAMKLRNQLINEKPSPENGNSAEELDSFRIFRLVGSALLAIGVRVFVCKYLSIFAPFLTLQLAFMGLSKYFPKGEKKVKTTVLTAALLLSGIPAEVISRSMDTYSKMGDVFTDLCVYFFTFIFCHELLGCFGSAVP, encoded by the exons ATGGatgcggaggaggaggagggctgcgGGATGTCCGAGTCCCAGCGGAGAGCCGAAGCccgcaggaggaagctgctgctgaacTCGGAGCAGCGAATGAACCGGATCATGGGCTTCCACGGCCGGGACGGCGCCGACGGTGAGAGGGCGCGtccgccccccctccccggtcCCGATGCTCGGC acAACGAAAGCCACACGGAGCCAAAAAATCCTCAGCCTAAGCCAGACTCGCTGCCCATTTCATCCATGTCAAAACGTGGCGCCGTTATGTCGGGTGATTCAGCAACTTTAATAGGAACCTCTGAAAACCGCAGCGGCGTTCTTCCAGAAGCGAAGGGCCCCAACCTCGAGGAGATAATGGACTCCTTCAGTGAGACCGCAGAGATGGGGGACGAGAGTGGCAGCGAGCTGCGGCACAGGCAGAGGGGAGACCTGCCGTCGGAGACAACGGAGAGGGTGCCCCGGCACGGCTTAGACCAGTATCTCTCCAGATTTGATGAAGCTATGAAGCTGAGAAATCAGCTGATTAATGAGAAACCAAGCCCGGAGAATGGGAATTCAGCGGAAGAATTGGATTCCTTCCGCATTTTCAGATTAGTGGGGAGTGCTCTTCTCGCCATCGGGGTCAGGGTCTTTGTGTGCAAGTACCtg TCAATTTTTGCTCCATTCCTTACGCTGCAACTTGCATTTATGGGATTATCAAAGTATTTCCCAAAG GgtgaaaaaaaggtgaaaactaCAGTGCTGACAGCGGCCCTCCTGCTGTCTGGGATCCCCGCCGAGGTGATCAGCCGCTCCATGGACACCTACAGCAAGATGGGCGACGTCTTCACGGACCTCTGCGTTTACTTCTTCACGTTCATCTTCTGCCACGAACTGCTTGGCTGCTTTGGTTCGGCAGTGCCCTGA
- the CAMLG gene encoding calcium signal-modulating cyclophilin ligand isoform X2, translating into MDAEEEEGCGMSESQRRAEARRRKLLLNSEQRMNRIMGFHGRDGADDNESHTEPKNPQPKPDSLPISSMSKRGAVMSGDSATLIGTSENRSGVLPEAKGPNLEEIMDSFSETAEMGDESGSELRHRQRGDLPSETTERVPRHGLDQYLSRFDEAMKLRNQLINEKPSPENGNSAEELDSFRIFRLVGSALLAIGVRVFVCKYLSIFAPFLTLQLAFMGLSKYFPKGEKKVKTTVLTAALLLSGIPAEVISRSMDTYSKMGDVFTDLCVYFFTFIFCHELLGCFGSAVP; encoded by the exons ATGGatgcggaggaggaggagggctgcgGGATGTCCGAGTCCCAGCGGAGAGCCGAAGCccgcaggaggaagctgctgctgaacTCGGAGCAGCGAATGAACCGGATCATGGGCTTCCACGGCCGGGACGGCGCCGACG acAACGAAAGCCACACGGAGCCAAAAAATCCTCAGCCTAAGCCAGACTCGCTGCCCATTTCATCCATGTCAAAACGTGGCGCCGTTATGTCGGGTGATTCAGCAACTTTAATAGGAACCTCTGAAAACCGCAGCGGCGTTCTTCCAGAAGCGAAGGGCCCCAACCTCGAGGAGATAATGGACTCCTTCAGTGAGACCGCAGAGATGGGGGACGAGAGTGGCAGCGAGCTGCGGCACAGGCAGAGGGGAGACCTGCCGTCGGAGACAACGGAGAGGGTGCCCCGGCACGGCTTAGACCAGTATCTCTCCAGATTTGATGAAGCTATGAAGCTGAGAAATCAGCTGATTAATGAGAAACCAAGCCCGGAGAATGGGAATTCAGCGGAAGAATTGGATTCCTTCCGCATTTTCAGATTAGTGGGGAGTGCTCTTCTCGCCATCGGGGTCAGGGTCTTTGTGTGCAAGTACCtg TCAATTTTTGCTCCATTCCTTACGCTGCAACTTGCATTTATGGGATTATCAAAGTATTTCCCAAAG GgtgaaaaaaaggtgaaaactaCAGTGCTGACAGCGGCCCTCCTGCTGTCTGGGATCCCCGCCGAGGTGATCAGCCGCTCCATGGACACCTACAGCAAGATGGGCGACGTCTTCACGGACCTCTGCGTTTACTTCTTCACGTTCATCTTCTGCCACGAACTGCTTGGCTGCTTTGGTTCGGCAGTGCCCTGA